The Vulpes vulpes isolate BD-2025 chromosome 10, VulVul3, whole genome shotgun sequence genome has a window encoding:
- the CHEK2 gene encoding serine/threonine-protein kinase Chk2 isoform X2: MGPKNSYIAYIEDHSGNGTFVNRELVGKGRRLPLNNNSEIALSVWSNKVFVFFDLTVDDQSVYPKELRDEYIMSKTLGSGACGEVKLAFERKTCKKVAIKIISKRKFAIGSEREADPALDVETEIEILKKLNHPCIIKIKDFFDAEDYYIVLELMEGGELFDRVVGNKRLKEATCKLYFYQMLLAVQYLHENGIIHRDLKPENVLLSSQKEDCLIKITDFGQSKILGETSLMRTLCGTPTYLAPEVLNSFGTAGYNRAVDCWSLGVILFICLSGYPPFSEHKTQVPLKDQITSGKFNFIPEVWAEVSEKALDLVKKLLLVDPKVRFTTEEALRHPWLQDEDMKRKFQNLLSEEKKSTALLQVPAQPSTSRKRLLEGEAEDADTTKRLAVCAAVS, translated from the exons ATGGGTCCTAAAAACTCTTACATCGCATACATAGAAGATCACAGTGGGAATGGAACCTTTGTAAATAGAGAGCTGGTAGGGAAAGGAAGACGCCTTCCTTTGAATAACAATTCTGAAATTGCACTTTCAGTATGGAGTAATAAAG tttttgtattttttgatctGACTGTAGATGATCAGTCAGTTTATCCTAAGGAATTAAGAGATGAATACATCATGTCAAAAACTCTCGgaag TGGTGCCTGTGGTGAGGTGAAGCTAGCTTTTGAGAGGAAAACATGTAAGAAAGTAGCCATAAAAATCATCAGCAAGAGGAAGTTCGCTATTGGCTCTGAGAGAGAGGCA GATCCAGCTCTCGATGttgaaacagaaatagaaattttgaaaaagctAAATCAT CCTTGTATCATCAAGATCAAAGACTTTTTTGATGCCGAAGATTATTATATTGTTTTGGAATT GATGGAAGGAGGAGAGCTGTTTGACAGGGTGGTGGGGAATAAGAGGCTGAAAGAAGCTACGTGCAAACTCTATTTTTACCAGATGCTCCTGGCTGTACAG TACCTTCATGAAAATGGCATTATACATCGGGACTTAAAGCCAGAGAATGTTCTACTCTCATCTCAAAAAGAGGACTGTCTTATAAAG ATTACTGATTTTGGGCAGTCTAAGATTTTGGGGGAGACCTCTCTCATGAGAACCTTATGTGGTACTCCCACCTACCTGGCTCCTGAGGTTCTTAATTCCTTTGGGACTGCTGGATATAACCGAGCGGTGGATTGCTGGAGTTTAGGagttattctttttatttg CCTTAGTGGGTACCCACCTTTCTCTGAGCATAAGACTCAAGTGCCCTTGAAGGATCAGATCACCAGTGGAAAATTCAACTTCATTCCTGAAGTCTGGGCAGAGGTCTCAGAAAAGG CCCTGGATCTTGTCAAGAAGTTGTTGTTGGTGGATCCAAAGGTGCGTTTTACGACAGAAGAAGCTTTAAGACACCCGTGGCTTCAG GATGAGGACATGAagagaaaatttcagaatttaCTTTCTGAAGAAAAGAAGTCGACAGCTCTACTCCAGGTTCCAGCCCAG CCTTCCACAAGTCGAAAGCGGCTTCTTGAAGGGGAAGCAGAGGATGCTGACACCACAAAGCGTCTGGCTGTGTGTGCTGCTGTGTCGTGA
- the CHEK2 gene encoding serine/threonine-protein kinase Chk2 isoform X3, with protein sequence MSKTLGSGACGEVKLAFERKTCKKVAIKIISKRKFAIGSEREADPALDVETEIEILKKLNHPCIIKIKDFFDAEDYYIVLELMEGGELFDRVVGNKRLKEATCKLYFYQMLLAVQYLHENGIIHRDLKPENVLLSSQKEDCLIKITDFGQSKILGETSLMRTLCGTPTYLAPEVLNSFGTAGYNRAVDCWSLGVILFICLSGYPPFSEHKTQVPLKDQITSGKFNFIPEVWAEVSEKALDLVKKLLLVDPKVRFTTEEALRHPWLQDEDMKRKFQNLLSEEKKSTALLQVPAQPSTSRKRLLEGEAEDADTTKRLAVCAAVS encoded by the exons ATGTCAAAAACTCTCGgaag TGGTGCCTGTGGTGAGGTGAAGCTAGCTTTTGAGAGGAAAACATGTAAGAAAGTAGCCATAAAAATCATCAGCAAGAGGAAGTTCGCTATTGGCTCTGAGAGAGAGGCA GATCCAGCTCTCGATGttgaaacagaaatagaaattttgaaaaagctAAATCAT CCTTGTATCATCAAGATCAAAGACTTTTTTGATGCCGAAGATTATTATATTGTTTTGGAATT GATGGAAGGAGGAGAGCTGTTTGACAGGGTGGTGGGGAATAAGAGGCTGAAAGAAGCTACGTGCAAACTCTATTTTTACCAGATGCTCCTGGCTGTACAG TACCTTCATGAAAATGGCATTATACATCGGGACTTAAAGCCAGAGAATGTTCTACTCTCATCTCAAAAAGAGGACTGTCTTATAAAG ATTACTGATTTTGGGCAGTCTAAGATTTTGGGGGAGACCTCTCTCATGAGAACCTTATGTGGTACTCCCACCTACCTGGCTCCTGAGGTTCTTAATTCCTTTGGGACTGCTGGATATAACCGAGCGGTGGATTGCTGGAGTTTAGGagttattctttttatttg CCTTAGTGGGTACCCACCTTTCTCTGAGCATAAGACTCAAGTGCCCTTGAAGGATCAGATCACCAGTGGAAAATTCAACTTCATTCCTGAAGTCTGGGCAGAGGTCTCAGAAAAGG CCCTGGATCTTGTCAAGAAGTTGTTGTTGGTGGATCCAAAGGTGCGTTTTACGACAGAAGAAGCTTTAAGACACCCGTGGCTTCAG GATGAGGACATGAagagaaaatttcagaatttaCTTTCTGAAGAAAAGAAGTCGACAGCTCTACTCCAGGTTCCAGCCCAG CCTTCCACAAGTCGAAAGCGGCTTCTTGAAGGGGAAGCAGAGGATGCTGACACCACAAAGCGTCTGGCTGTGTGTGCTGCTGTGTCGTGA